One Vulpes lagopus strain Blue_001 chromosome 18, ASM1834538v1, whole genome shotgun sequence DNA window includes the following coding sequences:
- the TNNC2 gene encoding troponin C, skeletal muscle, giving the protein MTDQQAEARSYLSEEMIAEFKAAFDMFDADGGGDISVKELGTVMRMLGQTPTKEELDAIIEEVDEDGSGTIDFEEFLVMMVRQMKEDAKGKSEEELAECFRIFDRNADGYIDAEELAEIFRASGEHVTDEEIESLMKDGDKNNDGRIDFDEFLKMMEGVQ; this is encoded by the exons ATG ACGGACCAGCAGGCGGAGGCCCGGTCCTACCTCAGCGAGGAGATGATCGCTG AGTTCAAGGCTGCCTTCGACATGTTCGACGCTGATGGTGGCGGGGACATTAGCGTCAAGGAGTTGGGCACGGTGATGAGGATGCTGGGCCAGACCCCCACCAAAGAGGAGCTGGACGCCATCATCGAGGAGGTGGACGAGGACG GCAGCGGCACCATCGACTTCGAGGAGTTCTTGGTCATGATGGTGCGCCAGATGAAAGAGGATGCGAAGGGCAAGAGCGAGGAGGAGCTGGCCGAGTGTTTCCGCATCTTCGACAG GAACGCAGACGGCTACATCGATGCGGAGGAGCTGGCTGAAATTTTCAGGGCCTCCGGGGAGCACGTGACAGACGAGGAGATTGAGTCCCTGATGAAAGACGGCGACAAGAACAACGACGGCCGCATCGACTTCGACG AGTTCCTGAAGATGATGGAAGGCGTGCAGTAA